In the genome of Aureimonas sp. OT7, one region contains:
- a CDS encoding sugar phosphate isomerase/epimerase family protein, whose protein sequence is MGMPAFGANARQRYDRTNWPIAAAMIQYANQLPDGRSVQDQSADEWAATLSEIADAGFTELDPTDCWLRVGDLSPQRRREFRDVAASLGLTIAAVSTARKNLIDADPAVGEANVSYGHRVIDAAAEIGASAVSFGFFGPLTERQKEVLWFWTQDGVRNPDDPAMWRLAVERVRELGRHAAELDLEVSLEMYEDTYLGTAESAARFVTEVDLPNVGVNADIGNLIRLHRPVEKWADMMARLAPLCRYWHVKNYIRDESADGRIVTHPAPLESGIINYRAALSMVLAHGFNSALLLEHYGGDGLSVCASNRDYLRRILPRPEARP, encoded by the coding sequence ATGGGAATGCCAGCATTCGGCGCCAACGCACGGCAGCGCTACGATCGGACGAACTGGCCGATCGCCGCGGCGATGATCCAGTATGCAAACCAGTTGCCCGATGGGCGCAGCGTGCAGGACCAGAGCGCGGATGAATGGGCCGCCACCCTGTCCGAGATCGCCGATGCCGGCTTCACCGAACTCGATCCCACCGATTGCTGGCTGCGCGTCGGCGACCTGTCGCCGCAGCGCCGCCGGGAATTCCGCGATGTGGCGGCCAGCCTCGGGCTGACGATCGCGGCCGTATCGACGGCGCGCAAGAACCTCATCGACGCCGATCCGGCGGTCGGCGAGGCGAATGTGAGCTATGGCCACCGGGTGATCGACGCCGCGGCCGAGATCGGCGCGTCGGCCGTCTCCTTCGGCTTCTTCGGCCCGCTGACCGAGCGGCAGAAGGAGGTTCTCTGGTTCTGGACGCAGGATGGCGTGCGCAATCCCGACGATCCGGCCATGTGGCGCCTGGCCGTCGAGCGCGTCCGCGAACTTGGCCGGCATGCCGCCGAACTCGACCTGGAAGTGTCGCTCGAAATGTACGAGGACACCTATCTCGGCACCGCCGAAAGCGCCGCCCGCTTCGTGACCGAGGTCGACCTTCCCAATGTCGGCGTCAACGCCGATATCGGCAACCTGATCCGTCTGCACCGCCCGGTCGAAAAATGGGCGGACATGATGGCAAGGCTCGCGCCCCTGTGCCGCTACTGGCACGTAAAGAACTACATTCGCGACGAAAGCGCGGACGGGCGCATCGTGACGCATCCCGCGCCGCTCGAATCCGGCATCATCAATTACCGCGCCGCCCTGTCCATGGTGCTGGCGCACGGTTTCAACTCGGCGCTTCTGCTCGAACATTACGGTGGCGACGGACTCAGCGTCTGCGCCAGCAATCGCGACTATCTGCGCCGGATCCTTCCTCGTCCGGAGGCGCGCCCATGA
- a CDS encoding tripartite tricarboxylate transporter permease, which produces MADFANLMHGFSVAFSFYHVWLIVFGVLLGILVGVLPGLGAPNGVTLLLPLTFTMEPVSAIILLSSMYWGALFGGSTTSILFNIPGEPSSVATTFDGYPMAKNGRATEALATAFFSAGLGALTGVLVITLLAGWIADFALRFSSPEFFAIYLLAFCSFIGLGGGDPMKAAVSLLAGLAFATVGMDTVSGELRLTFGFTDLLRGISFLVAVIGLFGIGELLLTVQEEMKFKGVSSKIEIREIFRALARLPHYWVTFLRSAAVGVWMGITPGGPTAASFMSYGLGRRFGKYGKNFGKGEPEGVIAPETADHSAGTSALLPMLALGVPGSATAAVMMGGLMIWGLQPGPLLFVEQPDFVWGLIASMYMSNIIAVVLVLATVPLFASILRIPFGIIGPIIIVVCLIGAYTVANAEFDVLMAVAFGIVGYIFKRLDYPIAPLVLAMVLGDKAEDAFRQSMLYSGGSLSIFWSNALVGTIMGLAILLLVWPILSRGVAFLFRRGAASGAH; this is translated from the coding sequence ATGGCCGATTTCGCCAATCTGATGCACGGCTTCTCCGTCGCATTTTCCTTCTACCATGTCTGGTTGATCGTCTTCGGCGTTCTCCTGGGCATCCTCGTCGGCGTCCTGCCCGGCCTCGGCGCCCCGAACGGCGTCACGCTGCTGCTGCCGCTGACCTTCACCATGGAACCGGTCTCGGCCATCATCCTGCTGTCGTCCATGTATTGGGGCGCGCTCTTCGGCGGATCGACGACATCCATCCTGTTCAACATTCCCGGCGAGCCTTCATCGGTGGCCACCACCTTCGACGGCTATCCCATGGCCAAGAACGGGCGGGCCACCGAGGCGCTGGCGACGGCCTTCTTCTCGGCGGGCCTCGGCGCGCTGACCGGCGTGCTGGTCATCACGCTTCTGGCCGGCTGGATCGCGGATTTCGCGCTGCGCTTCTCGTCGCCGGAATTCTTCGCCATCTACCTCCTGGCCTTCTGCTCCTTCATCGGGCTGGGCGGCGGCGATCCCATGAAGGCAGCCGTCTCGCTTCTGGCGGGCCTGGCCTTCGCGACGGTGGGCATGGACACGGTGTCGGGCGAGCTGCGGTTGACCTTCGGCTTCACCGATCTTCTGCGCGGCATTTCCTTCCTGGTCGCGGTAATCGGCCTGTTCGGCATCGGCGAACTGCTACTGACCGTGCAGGAGGAGATGAAGTTCAAGGGCGTCTCGTCCAAGATCGAGATCCGCGAGATCTTCAGGGCCCTGGCGCGCCTGCCGCATTACTGGGTCACCTTCCTGCGCTCGGCCGCGGTCGGTGTCTGGATGGGCATCACCCCCGGCGGCCCGACGGCCGCGTCCTTCATGAGCTACGGTCTGGGCCGGCGCTTCGGCAAGTACGGCAAGAACTTCGGCAAGGGCGAGCCCGAAGGCGTGATCGCGCCGGAAACGGCCGACCACTCGGCCGGCACCTCCGCGCTCCTGCCCATGCTGGCGCTCGGCGTGCCCGGATCGGCGACGGCCGCCGTCATGATGGGCGGCCTGATGATCTGGGGGCTGCAGCCTGGTCCCTTGCTGTTCGTCGAGCAGCCGGACTTCGTCTGGGGCCTGATCGCCTCGATGTACATGTCCAACATCATTGCCGTCGTCCTTGTCCTGGCCACGGTGCCGCTCTTCGCGTCGATCCTGCGGATCCCCTTCGGGATCATCGGCCCGATCATCATCGTGGTCTGCCTGATCGGCGCCTATACGGTGGCCAATGCGGAGTTCGACGTGCTCATGGCCGTCGCCTTCGGCATCGTCGGCTACATCTTCAAGCGGCTGGACTATCCGATCGCACCGCTGGTGCTGGCCATGGTTCTGGGCGACAAGGCCGAGGACGCCTTCCGCCAGTCCATGCTCTACTCGGGCGGATCCTTGTCCATCTTCTGGTCCAATGCGCTTGTCGGAACCATCATGGGGCTGGCGATCCTGCTTCTTGTCTGGCCGATCCTGTCCAGGGGAGTGGCCTTCCTGTTCCGCCGCGGCGCGGCTTCTGGGGCCCACTGA
- a CDS encoding 4-hydroxythreonine-4-phosphate dehydrogenase PdxA produces MSVETADARPVIALAMGDPAGISPELTAMLLADPETREAARIVVFGDRRILDKGAQEAGVELDLEMLAAPGAPTGERHAMVDLQHLAPDEVERGEATLKGGTFATTNFRKALEMADAGRADAVMFTPFNKKAMRYAYPGYDDEIRFVVDVTGFNGKVREFNVLEKVWNARVTSHIPLKDVSEHLSVDAILAEVELTVRCLKQSGIEKPRVAVAGLNPHAGDGGSFGMEEIDVIEPAVKAAQERGYDVEGPFPADTVFLRALKDEFHAVLTMYHDQGQIAMKMMGFDKGVTMMGGLPFPLCTPAHGTAYDIAGKGIADLGATREAFRLAVRMANRRRSVMVAPAAA; encoded by the coding sequence ATGTCCGTCGAAACCGCAGATGCACGCCCAGTCATCGCCTTGGCCATGGGCGATCCGGCTGGCATCAGCCCCGAACTGACGGCCATGCTTCTGGCCGATCCGGAAACGCGGGAAGCCGCCCGGATCGTCGTCTTCGGTGACCGCCGCATCCTCGACAAGGGCGCGCAGGAAGCCGGCGTCGAGCTGGACCTCGAAATGCTGGCAGCACCCGGTGCTCCAACCGGCGAGCGCCATGCCATGGTGGATCTGCAGCATCTTGCGCCGGACGAGGTCGAGCGCGGCGAAGCCACGCTCAAGGGCGGCACCTTCGCCACCACCAATTTCCGCAAGGCGCTCGAAATGGCCGATGCCGGCCGCGCCGATGCCGTGATGTTCACGCCCTTCAACAAGAAGGCCATGCGCTACGCCTATCCGGGCTATGACGACGAGATCCGCTTTGTGGTCGACGTCACCGGCTTCAACGGCAAGGTGCGCGAGTTCAACGTCCTCGAAAAGGTCTGGAATGCGCGGGTCACCTCGCACATTCCGCTCAAGGACGTCTCGGAGCATCTGAGTGTCGACGCCATCCTGGCAGAGGTGGAGCTGACGGTCCGGTGCCTAAAGCAGTCCGGCATCGAAAAGCCGCGCGTGGCGGTTGCCGGGTTGAACCCGCATGCCGGCGATGGCGGCTCCTTCGGCATGGAAGAGATCGACGTGATTGAGCCGGCGGTCAAGGCGGCGCAGGAGCGCGGCTATGACGTCGAGGGTCCGTTCCCGGCCGACACGGTCTTCCTGCGGGCCCTGAAGGACGAGTTCCACGCCGTGCTGACCATGTATCACGACCAGGGCCAGATCGCGATGAAGATGATGGGCTTCGACAAGGGCGTGACCATGATGGGCGGCCTGCCGTTCCCGCTTTGCACGCCTGCGCATGGCACGGCCTATGACATCGCGGGCAAGGGCATCGCCGACCTCGGTGCGACGCGCGAGGCTTTCCGGCTCGCCGTGCGGATGGCGAACCGACGCCGCTCCGTTATGGTGGCGCCTGCCGCGGCCTGA
- a CDS encoding tripartite tricarboxylate transporter substrate-binding protein, giving the protein MKTILSSLIAIGAALAAGPALAQWAPSKPVEFIAAGGAGGGTDQFARQLQAAIAKEKLTEQNVVVANKGGGSGAEAFIYGVGAAGDDHKLIFGTSNEWQLPLVTRLGYKAEDLTPVATLAVDEFIVWVQADSPFETINDLIAAGKETPGKLRFGGSQSKDVDQTLLRQIEDVSGAKFLYIPFKSGSEAAVQLAGNHIDANTNNPAENVGQWRAGQAKPLCVMAPERMAYTDKVTETMSWNDIPTCKEQGLAIESYQMPRTVFAPADVPAEAIAYYTELLRKASETPEFQAYLKTTSQTARFMAGDDFKGFIAADVQKSRAQFEADGWLVQ; this is encoded by the coding sequence ATGAAGACGATCCTGTCCAGCCTTATCGCCATTGGAGCCGCGCTCGCGGCCGGGCCGGCGCTTGCCCAATGGGCGCCGTCCAAGCCTGTCGAGTTCATCGCGGCAGGTGGCGCGGGCGGCGGTACGGACCAGTTCGCCCGCCAGCTCCAGGCGGCTATCGCCAAGGAGAAGCTGACCGAACAGAACGTCGTCGTCGCCAACAAGGGCGGCGGATCCGGCGCCGAGGCGTTCATCTATGGTGTCGGAGCGGCGGGCGACGACCACAAGCTGATCTTCGGCACGTCCAACGAGTGGCAGCTCCCGCTCGTCACGCGTCTCGGCTACAAGGCCGAGGACCTGACGCCGGTGGCGACGCTGGCGGTGGACGAGTTCATCGTCTGGGTCCAGGCCGACAGCCCCTTCGAGACGATCAACGATCTGATCGCGGCCGGCAAGGAAACGCCCGGCAAGCTGCGCTTCGGCGGCTCGCAATCCAAGGACGTTGACCAGACGCTGCTGCGCCAGATCGAAGACGTGTCCGGCGCCAAGTTCCTGTACATCCCCTTCAAGTCCGGTTCCGAGGCCGCGGTGCAGCTTGCCGGCAACCACATCGACGCCAACACCAACAACCCGGCCGAGAATGTCGGCCAGTGGCGGGCAGGGCAGGCCAAGCCGCTCTGCGTCATGGCGCCGGAGCGCATGGCCTACACCGACAAGGTCACCGAGACGATGTCGTGGAACGACATTCCGACCTGCAAGGAGCAGGGGCTCGCCATCGAAAGCTACCAGATGCCGCGCACGGTCTTTGCCCCTGCCGACGTTCCGGCCGAGGCCATCGCCTACTACACGGAGCTCCTGCGCAAGGCATCCGAGACACCGGAGTTCCAGGCCTACCTGAAGACGACGTCGCAGACGGCCCGCTTCATGGCCGGCGACGACTTCAAGGGCTTCATCGCCGCCGACGTCCAGAAGTCGCGCGCGCAGTTCGAAGCCGACGGCTGGCTCGTCCAGTAA
- a CDS encoding tripartite tricarboxylate transporter TctB family protein produces the protein MLTRRHVEVITGLCVALLGAVTAYGSLENGIGWTDFGPASGYFPFRIGILILVLGLVIAARYALSHRRRAPARAAPEVTGPAALHDDAGLDERFMPDGAIGRIGSILVPTTICAALIPWLGLYLSGGLFLLFSIITLGKTGFPKALAISVGVMAAFFFMFEWWFQVPLAKGIIMPAIGIY, from the coding sequence ATGTTGACGCGTCGCCATGTCGAAGTCATCACCGGCCTTTGCGTTGCCCTTCTGGGCGCCGTCACGGCCTATGGCAGCCTGGAGAACGGCATCGGCTGGACCGATTTCGGACCGGCCTCGGGCTATTTCCCCTTCCGGATCGGGATCCTGATCCTCGTTCTGGGGCTGGTCATCGCGGCCCGCTACGCCCTGAGCCATCGTCGACGGGCTCCCGCCCGGGCAGCGCCGGAGGTTACCGGACCGGCGGCTTTGCATGACGATGCCGGGCTGGACGAGCGGTTCATGCCGGACGGGGCCATCGGCCGCATCGGCTCGATCCTCGTGCCGACGACGATCTGCGCGGCGCTGATCCCGTGGCTCGGCCTGTATCTGTCGGGCGGGCTCTTCCTGCTCTTCTCCATCATCACACTGGGCAAGACCGGCTTCCCGAAGGCGCTCGCCATTTCGGTCGGCGTCATGGCGGCCTTCTTCTTCATGTTCGAGTGGTGGTTCCAGGTCCCGCTGGCCAAGGGCATCATCATGCCGGCCATCGGCATCTACTAA
- a CDS encoding DUF1778 domain-containing protein, producing MPRAAVDDNKRMNLRVSPETKARLVRAAALRNTDLTNVVTQTALREAEAVIEAAEVVHLTARDHVRVLALLENPPKPTAKLRSAITALPDTL from the coding sequence ATGCCTCGCGCCGCCGTAGACGATAACAAGCGTATGAACCTGCGGGTCTCGCCGGAAACGAAGGCCAGGCTCGTGCGCGCCGCTGCGCTGCGCAACACCGACTTGACCAACGTCGTTACGCAGACCGCCTTGCGTGAAGCCGAAGCTGTGATCGAGGCGGCCGAAGTCGTTCACCTGACGGCGCGCGACCATGTGCGCGTGCTGGCATTGCTGGAAAATCCACCCAAGCCCACCGCGAAGCTGCGGTCAGCGATAACGGCCCTGCCTGATACTTTATGA
- a CDS encoding dihydroxyacetone kinase family protein — MTTIFDEPERFAARALEGFCDIHARIVAPVRGGVLRSTQTPQGKVALVIGGGSGHYPAFAGYVGVGFADAAVAGDVFASPSTESVARICRQADKGAGIVLGFGNYAGDVLNFGAAATRLRAEGIDVRVLAVTDDVASANRSEREKRRGVAGDVPVFKIAGAAAEAGMDIDTVDALSRRANDRTVSFGIAFSGCTLPGANGPLFTVAPGTVAVGLGIHGEPGIRDEPAMSAKALAQLLVEPLLAERPEGANGRVAALLNGLGSTKHEELFVLWTHVAARLRDAGLELVAPEVGEYVTSLDMAGCSLTLTYLDADLEPLWLAAADTAAFRRGTVEPRAAADPLREDVVGAIDYPQASEASKADAGCVADIVATVAAALAEAEDELGRIDAVAGDGDHGQGMRRGSASAAEAARAAATAGAGAGTVIAVAGDAWADTAGGTSGAIWGLILRGFGTAIGDSARIDLRAAAAAMQAALSDVTQLGRARVGDKTLVDALVPFVDTLAAEAASGHDLAKAWRAAAVRATEAADGTRDLSPRLGRARPLAARSIGHPDAGAVSLALVARTIADALEARPRR, encoded by the coding sequence ATGACTACGATCTTCGACGAACCGGAGCGCTTTGCCGCCCGCGCGCTGGAAGGCTTCTGCGACATCCATGCCCGCATCGTGGCGCCGGTGCGCGGCGGAGTGCTGCGCTCGACGCAAACCCCGCAGGGCAAGGTCGCCCTGGTCATCGGCGGTGGCTCCGGTCACTACCCGGCCTTTGCCGGCTATGTCGGCGTCGGCTTCGCCGATGCGGCGGTTGCCGGCGACGTCTTCGCTTCGCCGTCCACCGAAAGCGTGGCGCGCATCTGCCGCCAGGCGGACAAGGGCGCCGGCATCGTCCTCGGCTTCGGCAACTATGCGGGCGACGTCCTGAATTTTGGTGCGGCGGCCACCCGCCTGCGCGCCGAAGGCATCGACGTCCGCGTACTGGCCGTCACGGACGATGTCGCCAGCGCGAACCGCTCCGAGCGCGAGAAGCGCCGCGGCGTCGCCGGCGACGTACCGGTATTCAAGATCGCCGGGGCCGCGGCGGAAGCCGGGATGGATATCGACACGGTGGACGCGCTGTCGCGCCGCGCCAATGACAGGACCGTATCCTTCGGCATCGCCTTCTCCGGCTGCACGCTGCCGGGTGCCAATGGACCGCTCTTTACCGTCGCGCCGGGCACGGTGGCGGTCGGGCTCGGCATCCATGGCGAACCGGGGATCCGCGACGAGCCGGCCATGAGCGCGAAGGCGCTTGCACAGCTTTTGGTCGAGCCGCTTCTGGCCGAGCGGCCCGAAGGCGCCAACGGGCGCGTCGCGGCGCTCCTGAACGGGCTCGGCTCCACCAAGCATGAAGAACTCTTCGTCCTGTGGACGCATGTGGCGGCGCGTCTGCGCGACGCCGGGCTGGAACTCGTGGCGCCCGAAGTGGGCGAGTACGTCACCAGCCTCGACATGGCCGGTTGCTCGCTGACGCTGACCTATCTGGATGCGGACCTGGAGCCGCTCTGGCTTGCAGCGGCCGACACCGCCGCCTTCCGGCGCGGCACGGTGGAGCCGCGGGCGGCGGCCGATCCGCTGCGCGAGGACGTCGTCGGAGCTATCGACTATCCGCAGGCGAGCGAAGCGTCGAAAGCCGACGCGGGTTGCGTGGCCGACATCGTCGCCACGGTGGCCGCCGCGCTGGCCGAGGCCGAGGACGAACTCGGGCGCATCGACGCCGTCGCAGGCGACGGCGATCATGGCCAGGGCATGCGGCGCGGATCGGCCTCGGCCGCCGAGGCGGCGCGTGCCGCGGCAACGGCCGGCGCCGGTGCGGGAACCGTGATCGCCGTTGCGGGCGACGCCTGGGCCGACACCGCCGGCGGTACGTCCGGCGCCATCTGGGGCCTGATCCTGCGCGGCTTCGGCACGGCCATCGGCGATTCAGCGCGCATCGACCTGCGGGCCGCGGCGGCAGCCATGCAGGCGGCCTTGTCGGACGTCACGCAGCTCGGCCGGGCGCGGGTCGGCGACAAGACGCTCGTCGATGCCCTCGTTCCCTTCGTCGACACGCTCGCGGCCGAGGCCGCCTCCGGGCACGATCTGGCGAAAGCCTGGCGTGCGGCCGCAGTGCGCGCCACCGAGGCCGCCGACGGGACGCGCGATCTGTCGCCGCGCCTCGGCCGCGCCCGGCCGCTTGCGGCGCGCAGCATCGGGCATCCGGATGCGGGTGCCGTCTCGCTGGCGCTCGTTGCCCGTACCATTGCGGACGCGCTGGAGGCGCGACCGCGCCGCTGA
- a CDS encoding GntR family transcriptional regulator, with amino-acid sequence MVESLAIAGAGRSAATPDGGTRRISRQSLHDTLVGHLRDMIIEGQLPPGSRLHEGQLGEELGVSRTPLREAIKYLASEGLVELVQSRGAVVKRFDAKDVHDMLVVIGNLEELAGRLCCRNASDAEIATIRAAHDEMMRLYGIGDRLAYYKLNQEIHTLIVRYSGNEALAHVHATLQMRLKRIRFIGHEGPERWAAAIAEHEEMITALERRDGDALAETLGRHLRNAWERVKEAV; translated from the coding sequence ATGGTTGAATCGCTAGCGATCGCAGGCGCAGGCCGGAGTGCGGCGACACCGGACGGTGGCACGCGCCGCATATCCCGCCAGTCGCTCCACGATACGCTTGTCGGACACCTGCGCGACATGATCATCGAAGGGCAGCTTCCGCCCGGCTCCCGACTGCATGAGGGCCAGCTCGGCGAAGAGCTCGGCGTTTCCCGGACGCCGCTGCGCGAGGCGATCAAGTACCTCGCCAGCGAAGGGCTGGTGGAGCTTGTGCAGAGCCGGGGCGCCGTCGTGAAGCGGTTCGACGCCAAGGATGTCCACGATATGCTCGTGGTCATCGGCAATCTGGAGGAACTGGCGGGCCGCCTGTGCTGCCGGAACGCGTCGGACGCCGAAATCGCCACCATACGCGCCGCCCATGACGAGATGATGCGCCTCTACGGCATTGGCGACCGGCTCGCTTATTACAAGCTGAACCAGGAGATCCACACCCTCATCGTCCGCTATTCCGGCAACGAAGCGCTGGCGCATGTCCATGCGACACTGCAGATGCGGCTGAAGCGTATCCGCTTCATCGGCCATGAGGGGCCGGAGCGGTGGGCAGCGGCCATCGCCGAGCATGAAGAGATGATCACCGCGCTGGAACGGCGCGATGGCGATGCCCTGGCTGAAACGCTCGGTCGGCACC